The following proteins are co-located in the Paenibacillus sp. JNUCC32 genome:
- a CDS encoding ATP-binding cassette domain-containing protein gives MSYAIETKGLRKSYNGTEVVRGIDLRVEQGELFALLGPNGAGKTTTIHMLSTLIKPDGGCASVAGFDIVGHARNVRRRISLTGQFAALDEGLSGLQNLKLISRLYGHSAKAARSVSEELIEAFGLSEAKDRAVQHYSGGMRRRLDIAASIVTEPDVIFLDEPTTGLDPQSRVQVWDVVRSLLKRGTTVLLTTQYLEEADQLADRIAVMDKGNLIAEGTPRQLKASIGDRTLTVQFNEQADRDKLGTWLYEAHALTVLQDDHPLVHKIPVKDAIAAHKAIHTLMENGFAIDYFALSEPSLDEVFLSLTDAKSKGGAP, from the coding sequence TTGTCTTACGCCATTGAAACGAAAGGGCTTCGTAAATCCTATAACGGAACGGAGGTCGTTCGAGGAATCGATCTGCGAGTCGAACAAGGAGAGCTCTTTGCCTTGTTAGGTCCGAACGGCGCCGGAAAAACAACCACCATCCATATGTTATCCACCTTGATAAAGCCGGATGGCGGGTGCGCCAGCGTAGCCGGATTTGATATCGTGGGCCATGCCCGAAACGTTCGGAGAAGGATTAGCTTGACGGGCCAGTTTGCGGCACTGGATGAAGGACTCTCCGGTCTTCAGAATTTAAAGCTGATCTCCAGGCTTTACGGTCATTCGGCAAAAGCGGCCCGGTCCGTAAGCGAGGAGCTGATCGAAGCCTTCGGACTCAGCGAAGCGAAGGATCGCGCGGTGCAGCATTACTCCGGCGGGATGCGGAGGCGGCTGGATATTGCCGCCAGTATCGTTACCGAGCCCGATGTTATTTTTCTGGATGAGCCGACGACGGGACTGGACCCGCAAAGCCGTGTTCAAGTGTGGGATGTTGTAAGGTCGCTCTTGAAACGGGGGACTACGGTGCTGCTCACAACCCAATACTTGGAGGAAGCTGATCAACTGGCGGACCGGATTGCCGTGATGGATAAAGGGAACCTGATAGCCGAAGGGACGCCCCGGCAATTGAAGGCTTCGATTGGCGACAGGACGTTAACCGTCCAATTCAACGAGCAGGCCGATCGGGATAAATTGGGTACGTGGTTATACGAGGCGCACGCCCTGACCGTATTGCAGGACGATCATCCGTTGGTACATAAGATCCCGGTGAAGGATGCGATTGCTGCCCATAAGGCCATCCATACGCTGATGGAGAACGGGTTCGCCATTGACTATTTTGCCTTAAGCGAGCCGAGTCTGGATGAGGTCTTTCTGTCCCTGACCGACGCAAAGTCGAAAGGAGGCGCTCCATGA
- a CDS encoding ABC transporter permease encodes MSANQHTATANKDGLPTVRRAVIDPPSILTSIRIFMWRTWQHTKHNGFGLVMDAVLSPVLLLLIFSYLFGGAMAGSTGAYIQFLLPGILILTVVPMTVYSGTTICSDITKGVYNRFRTLPFWQPASVIGSILTDGLRYAAGVTAALGTGVALGFRPEGSAVQVLCAIAFILLFAFSVSWIFALVGVVAKRPETVSGSSMIAIYPLLFASSILVDSSTMPKWTATLIDLNPVSMAATTVRALMSGTAGPAVIMTGIGVCALFMGIFAPLTLYLYQTKNER; translated from the coding sequence ATGAGTGCAAACCAGCATACAGCGACAGCGAATAAGGACGGCTTGCCGACGGTTCGGCGAGCGGTCATCGATCCTCCTTCTATCCTGACGTCGATCCGAATCTTTATGTGGAGAACCTGGCAGCATACCAAGCATAACGGGTTTGGTCTGGTGATGGATGCGGTTCTGTCGCCGGTTCTGCTGCTGCTCATCTTCAGTTACCTGTTCGGCGGTGCCATGGCCGGGTCAACCGGGGCTTATATTCAATTCCTCTTGCCCGGCATCCTGATCCTGACGGTCGTTCCCATGACAGTGTACAGCGGAACCACGATATGCTCGGATATTACCAAAGGGGTGTACAATCGTTTCCGAACGCTGCCCTTCTGGCAGCCCGCATCCGTGATTGGCTCCATCCTTACGGATGGGCTGCGTTATGCGGCCGGCGTTACTGCTGCCCTCGGTACGGGCGTGGCGCTGGGTTTCCGCCCCGAAGGCAGTGCCGTTCAGGTGTTGTGCGCCATAGCCTTCATCCTGTTGTTTGCCTTCAGCGTCAGCTGGATATTTGCGCTGGTCGGCGTCGTGGCCAAGCGGCCGGAGACGGTGTCGGGGTCCAGCATGATCGCGATATATCCGCTGCTGTTCGCCAGCAGCATTCTGGTGGATTCGTCGACGATGCCGAAATGGACAGCGACCCTCATTGATCTGAATCCCGTCAGTATGGCGGCAACCACCGTCAGGGCGCTGATGAGCGGTACGGCAGGCCCGGCCGTGATCATGACCGGAATCGGAGTCTGCGCGCTGTTTATGGGGATATTTGCCCCGCTTACGCTTTATCTGTACCAGACGAAAAACGAGCGGTAA